In the genome of Hymenobacter taeanensis, one region contains:
- the cmk gene encoding (d)CMP kinase has translation MRKIVIAIDGYSSCGKSTTAKAVAAELGYAYIDTGAMYRAVTLYLLEHNISFDDLPRIEQALHDMHISFKRNRKTGRNELCLDGEIREDEIRQMRISNSVSEVSVIPAVRHALVRQQQRMGRKRGVVMDGRDIGTTVFPDAEVKVFMTADVLTRAERRQEELALKDEHVPVDEIVENLRKRDHIDSTRAESPLRRASDAVLLDTTHMMIDEQVDFVLERVSAKLFTLAVTTEADHSERNGGEAVVKD, from the coding sequence ATGCGGAAAATCGTCATTGCCATTGATGGCTACTCTTCCTGCGGCAAAAGCACCACGGCCAAGGCTGTGGCCGCTGAGCTGGGCTACGCCTACATTGATACCGGTGCCATGTACCGGGCCGTAACGCTCTATTTGCTGGAGCACAACATCAGCTTCGACGATTTGCCCCGCATTGAGCAGGCCCTGCACGACATGCACATCTCGTTTAAGCGCAACCGCAAAACCGGCCGCAATGAGCTCTGCCTCGATGGCGAAATCCGGGAAGATGAGATTCGGCAGATGCGTATTTCCAACTCCGTGAGTGAAGTCTCGGTGATACCAGCCGTGCGCCACGCCCTGGTACGCCAGCAGCAGCGCATGGGGCGCAAGCGGGGCGTAGTAATGGATGGCCGCGATATTGGAACTACGGTGTTCCCTGATGCCGAGGTGAAGGTGTTTATGACGGCCGATGTGCTTACGCGCGCTGAGCGCCGGCAGGAAGAACTAGCCCTGAAAGATGAGCATGTACCGGTAGATGAAATTGTGGAAAACCTGCGCAAGCGTGACCACATTGATTCTACCCGGGCAGAAAGCCCCCTGCGGCGCGCCTCCGATGCCGTACTACTGGATACCACCCACATGATGATCGACGAGCAGGTTGATTTCGTGCTGGAACGGGTATCTGCGAAGCTATTTACCTTGGCTGTTACTACCGAGGCCGACCACTCCGAACGGAATGGCGGCGAAGCGGTTGTTAAAGACTAG
- a CDS encoding 4-hydroxy-3-methylbut-2-enyl diphosphate reductase, which produces MNVTIDKNSGYCFGVEFAIQMAEDELAQDDTLYCLGDIVHNRMEVERLHALGLRIIDRDQLEELHDAKVLIRAHGEPPETYALALRNNIELIDASCPVVLKLQNRVKHAFDATTRQNGQVVIYGQPGHAEVIGLTGQTRNQALIVMTEADLDQIDFARPVTLFSQTTKSTAGFYHMKQVIEERIATAGGSLESFDANDSICRQVSNREPALAKFAVQHDVIIFVSGRKSSNGKALFSVVNKTNPRSYFVENEQELQDEWFQGMESVGICGATSTPMWLMQRVKDRIEEVTEMKLA; this is translated from the coding sequence ATGAACGTCACTATCGATAAAAATTCTGGTTACTGTTTTGGCGTTGAGTTTGCCATTCAGATGGCCGAGGATGAACTGGCCCAGGACGATACCCTGTATTGCCTCGGCGATATTGTGCACAACCGAATGGAGGTGGAGCGTTTGCACGCGCTTGGCCTGCGCATCATCGACCGAGACCAGCTGGAAGAGCTGCATGATGCTAAGGTTTTGATTCGGGCCCATGGTGAGCCGCCCGAAACGTATGCCTTGGCGTTGCGCAATAATATTGAGCTCATTGATGCCTCGTGCCCCGTGGTGCTCAAGCTGCAGAATCGTGTAAAGCACGCCTTTGATGCCACTACCCGCCAGAACGGGCAGGTAGTAATTTATGGGCAGCCCGGCCACGCTGAGGTTATTGGCCTCACGGGCCAAACCCGCAACCAGGCCCTCATTGTGATGACCGAAGCCGATCTGGATCAGATTGACTTCGCCCGTCCGGTTACGCTGTTCAGCCAAACCACCAAAAGCACTGCCGGCTTCTACCACATGAAGCAAGTAATTGAGGAGCGCATTGCTACGGCCGGTGGTTCCCTGGAGTCGTTTGATGCCAACGATAGTATTTGCCGGCAAGTGAGCAACCGGGAGCCAGCCTTGGCGAAATTTGCCGTGCAGCATGATGTTATCATCTTCGTGAGCGGCCGCAAAAGCTCTAATGGTAAGGCGCTGTTTTCGGTGGTGAACAAGACTAACCCGCGCAGCTACTTCGTGGAGAATGAGCAGGAGCTGCAGGATGAGTGGTTCCAGGGCATGGAATCAGTGGGAATTTGCGGCGCTACCAGCACTCCCATGTGGCTGATGCAGCGCGTGAAAGACCGCATTGAGGAAGTTACTGAGATGAAACTGGCCTAG
- a CDS encoding DUF502 domain-containing protein — MSRLFNYFLNGFLVVAPVGLTLYILFALLRWLNDLFAGLSFDIPGLGLLVAIVLITLVGFVAKSFLVRPFLIIMERLLHRTPLVSIIYSSLKDLFDAFVGDNQKFNRPVLVRMSATEQTFKMGFVTQATMAAIHRDDLLAVYFPHSYNFSGELVLVPPTHVTYLNLPSSEVMKFIVSGGVSRLA; from the coding sequence ATGAGTCGTTTGTTCAACTACTTTCTCAACGGTTTTCTGGTGGTGGCCCCGGTTGGCCTCACCCTGTACATTTTGTTTGCGCTGCTGCGCTGGCTCAACGACCTGTTTGCGGGCCTGAGCTTTGATATACCTGGCCTAGGCCTGCTGGTAGCCATTGTGCTGATTACCCTGGTAGGCTTTGTGGCGAAGTCCTTCCTAGTGCGGCCCTTCCTGATTATTATGGAGCGGCTACTGCACCGCACGCCGCTGGTCAGCATCATCTACTCCAGCCTGAAAGACCTGTTTGATGCGTTTGTGGGCGACAACCAGAAGTTTAACCGGCCCGTGTTGGTGCGCATGAGTGCCACTGAGCAGACCTTTAAAATGGGTTTCGTGACCCAGGCTACCATGGCCGCCATCCACCGCGACGATCTGCTGGCGGTGTATTTCCCGCACTCTTATAACTTCTCTGGTGAGCTGGTGCTGGTGCCGCCCACCCACGTTACTTACCTTAACCTGCCCAGCAGCGAGGTAATGAAGTTTATTGTATCGGGTGGGGTATCGCGCCTGGCCTAG
- a CDS encoding alpha/beta fold hydrolase, whose translation MKTHLNYRKYGAGPKVVLAFHGYGQSEGHWRGLIQLLGPEVTVYAFDLFYHGGSRLAKQDAPLTKARLAELLQAFLAEQNIERFSLLAFSMGAKFALTAAEYFPGRVQGLWLIAPDGIGSQLWYTLATRPPWMRGLLGRAVLRPQRLLRFLHTLRQRRLLDPSLVHFAQWQLDSREKRLRIYRSWTAFRSLTFDLKRLARVLNQHSVPVTFFLGRHDRVIPAAGIQQFAATLSSATTTLLDTGHAGLIYDVTAYVRQHPLLRAKL comes from the coding sequence TTGAAAACGCACCTGAACTACCGTAAATATGGCGCCGGCCCTAAGGTTGTATTGGCCTTTCACGGGTACGGGCAGAGTGAAGGACACTGGCGGGGCCTGATTCAGTTGCTGGGCCCTGAGGTCACGGTGTATGCCTTTGATTTATTTTACCACGGCGGCAGTCGTTTGGCTAAGCAGGATGCTCCTCTCACCAAAGCACGGCTCGCCGAGTTGTTGCAGGCGTTCCTTGCGGAGCAAAATATTGAACGCTTCAGCCTGCTGGCGTTTAGTATGGGCGCCAAGTTTGCCCTGACCGCCGCCGAGTATTTCCCGGGGCGCGTGCAAGGTCTGTGGCTGATTGCCCCCGATGGTATTGGCTCACAACTGTGGTATACCCTTGCCACGCGGCCCCCCTGGATGCGGGGGCTGCTGGGCCGCGCAGTATTGCGGCCCCAACGACTGCTGCGATTCTTGCACACGCTACGGCAGCGTCGCCTCCTCGACCCTAGCCTCGTGCATTTTGCGCAGTGGCAGCTTGACAGCAGAGAAAAGCGGCTGCGCATATACCGCAGTTGGACGGCTTTCCGCAGCCTTACCTTTGACCTGAAGCGGCTAGCCCGCGTGCTGAATCAGCATTCCGTGCCAGTTACGTTCTTCCTGGGCCGCCACGACCGGGTAATTCCGGCCGCGGGTATTCAGCAGTTTGCCGCTACGTTGTCAAGCGCAACTACCACTCTACTGGATACTGGGCATGCGGGCCTTATTTATGACGTAACAGCCTATGTGCGTCAGCACCCGCTGCTCAGGGCTAAGCTGTAG
- a CDS encoding DoxX family protein — translation MEVSNHHPMAERKTRNSASNPVWMDGLRMLLGLFLFIKGISFLNNSSDVFYLLSQQESLEHLKKASLFFSVFHIIGGLMIAFGFLTRFALLIQIPILIGAVFIVNTQNGLTLQNVELWVSAAVLALMLFFMVVGPGRYSVDHKLLRQEANEL, via the coding sequence ATGGAAGTCTCAAATCACCACCCAATGGCCGAACGCAAAACCCGAAATAGCGCCAGTAATCCGGTCTGGATGGATGGCTTGCGCATGTTGCTAGGCCTGTTCCTCTTCATCAAGGGTATCTCCTTTTTAAATAACTCCAGCGACGTATTCTACTTGCTCAGCCAGCAGGAAAGCCTAGAACATCTTAAGAAAGCCTCCCTCTTTTTCAGTGTTTTCCACATTATCGGGGGGCTAATGATTGCCTTCGGATTTCTTACCCGGTTTGCCTTACTTATTCAGATTCCGATTCTGATTGGCGCCGTTTTTATTGTAAACACGCAGAATGGCCTAACGCTGCAAAACGTAGAGCTTTGGGTGTCTGCCGCCGTGCTGGCTCTGATGCTGTTCTTTATGGTTGTAGGCCCCGGCCGCTACTCCGTTGACCACAAGCTTCTCCGCCAAGAGGCTAACGAACTGTAG